Within Oceanicoccus sp. KOV_DT_Chl, the genomic segment CTCGTGACTGGCCTTATGCGCCAGCAATGGTGGTGCGGTCATATCGCCAACTGCGTACACACCTTTAACAGCGGTTTCTGACCACTCATTGACCACTACCTGGCCACGATCTAACTGCACACCTTGTTCTACCAAACCTAAACCGGCAGTATTGGCAACAACGCCTACTGCCAAAATAACGCGATCAAAACTACCGCTATGCGGCTTTTGATGTTTATCGGTCCAACTGGCATTGGCTTTGGTTTTTTTCACCTCTAACTGATCAAGCTTGGCACCGGTAAAAAATTTCATTCCACGCTTTTTAAAAGAACGCTCAGCAGCTTTGGATACATCGGCATCTTCCTGCGGCAAAATGCGATTCAGCATTTCCACCACTGTCACCTCAGTACCAAAGCTGCGATAAAAACTGGCAAACTCAATACCAATAGCACCGGAGCCCACCACCAATAATGATTTGGGTAAACTAGTAGGTGTCATCGCTTCTTTAGCAGTCCACACCACTTTGCCATCAGGCTCCATACCCGGAATCACTCTCGGGCTAGCGCCAGTCGCAAAAATAATATGTGGCGCCGCCACTTGCGCTACCACATGATCATCAACACTGACCTCCAGTTGACCTGGTGCACTTAGTTTTGCAAAGCCATCAATCACAGTGATTTTATTTTTTTTCATCAAGTAGCTGATACCACCGCTTAAGTTGGCGGCTATATCACGGCTGCGCTTAACGATTTTTTTAATATCAAAATCAGCTCCTGACACACTCAGACCATAGTCATCCGCATGTTGAATAGCTTGATAAACTTCCGCGCTTTTCAATAAACTTTTAGTCGGAATACAACCCCAGTTTAAACACACACCACCCATATGCTGTTTTTCGATAATGGCGGTTTTCATCCCCAGCTGTGCTGCGCGAATAGCCGCCACATAACCGCCGGGACCTGCACCCACTACCACTAAATCAAATTGCTGGAGGTCTAGCTCTTTAGCTGCCACAGTCACACTCTCTATAACAACATCGACGCAGGATTTTCTAAAAATCCTTTCAACGCCTGTAAGAATTGAGCAGCAACAGCACCATCAATAGCACGGTGATCACTGGACAAAGACACCCGCATAACAGTCGCAACGGTAATATTGTCGCCACGCACTACCGGCTTCTTTTTACCAGCGGCAATCGCCAGTATCGCCGCCTGCGGTAAATTGATAATCGCATCGAACTGATCAACACCAAACATACCGAGATTGGATACCGAGAAAGTACCGCCTTTGTATTCATCCACGGTGAGCTTGCCACTCTGGGCGCGCTGCGCCAGATCTTTTGCTTCAGCTGCAATTTGTGGCAAGCCTTTATTGGCAACATTGCGAATGACCGGTGTAATCAAACCACCCTCAATAGCAACCGCCATAGAGATATCAACCTGATCAAAACGTAAAATACTGTCGCCAGTAAATTGCACATTGACATCTGGTACTTGCTGCAATGCACTGCCACAAGCTTTGATCACAAAATCATTCACAGAAATGGCATGACCAAGTGAATCGTTCATGTATTTGCGCTGCTGCAATAAGCTGTCGATTTCAATATCTACACTGACGCGATAATGCGGAATCGTTTGCTTGGACTCGGTTAAACGCGCGGCAATGGTTTTGCGCATGCCGGTAAGTGTTTGCTCTTCATAATCTGCAACACCGGTTAAGGCAACTGCGGCTTTTTCAATGTCTTCTTTAGTGACACGATTACGACGACCAGTTGGCGTCACATCATTCAAATTAATATTCAGCTTGGTAGCCAAGCGGCGAGCAATCGGCGTCGCGGCAATACGGGAATCATCGGCTGACGAACGCCCCGCCATCGCTGACACTGCAGCTGTTGCTTTACTGGCTGAAGGCGCCGCTAACACACGAATACCAGCAGCGTTTTCAACATCCGCTTTCGATACTCTACCGTGACGACCGGTAGCGCTAACGTTGTGCAAATTAATGTTATGCGCTTTTGCGATACGACGAGCAACGACTGACGCGCTCACCTCACTATCATCAGGCCCTTCTGACAAACCTGAAGTCGCTGCCGGGGCCGCCGCAACGGGGGCTGGCGCCGCTGCAGGTTTGGCCGCATCAGGCGCTGGCGCTGAACCATCAGTTACCGAAGATTTAGCTAACGCTGAGGAACCGGCATCAGGAACAAACGCGGCAATAAAAGCATCAATATCGGCATCGGTAGTTTCGCCGTCTGCCACTATCGCCAGCAACGTCCCCACTAAATGTGTTTCACCAGTATTGGCAATAATACGAACCAGCGTACCGCTAGCAGTACTTTCTGCCGTGTTTACAATTTTAGAGGTTTCTATATCTACAATTTCATCGCCGACGGATATCTGATCACCGACGGCTACACGCCATTCGCTGATCTCTCCTTCTTCCATCGACATCCCCCACTTGGGGACAGTCAAGGCATATAATTTTGTCATTATTTGTACCCCAACACTTCGCGAACCGCGGCTTCTATATCGGCTTCTTGTGGCATCCACGCATCTTCCAATGCTGGCGCAAATGGAATCGGTGAATGGGCGGCAGTGACTTTCTTAATCGGCGCACGTAATGCGTGAAATGCTTTTTCAGCAACGATACTGGAAATGTCCGCAGCGATACCGCAGCGAGGAGTCATTTCATCAACGATCACTAAGCGACCGGTCACTTCTACACTTTCTAAAATAGATTCCTCATCCAAAGGCGAAGTAGTCCGTGGATCGATTACATCGCAACTTATGCCTTCAGCGGCCAAACGATCGGCTACGGCTACGGCCTTATTAACCGTATTGGAAATACCGACGATAGTGACATCAGTACCCTGACGTAAAAAGTTCGCCTCACCAAAAGGAATAGTGTATTGCTCATCAGGCACTTCGCAGCTGGTTTCGTAGAGGAATTTATCTTCTACAAAAATCACACAGTCATTATCGCGAATCGCTTGGGTCAATAAACCTTTGGCATCATAGGCATTGGTCGGGCAAACCACTTTCAGGCCCGGCACCATCGTTACCATCTGGGTTAAATTTTGTGAGTGTTGGGCGCCACCACGCAAGCCGGCGCCCGCCATCGTGCGAACCACCATCGGGCACTGCGCCTTACCACCAAACATATAACGAAACTTTGCCGCCTGGTTATAAATTTGATCGAAACAGACGCCGAGAAAATCCATAAACATTAATTCAGCTACTGGACGTAAACCCGTTTGTGCAGCACCAGCGGCAGCACCCATAATGGCGGACTCGGTGATCGGCGTATCGATAACCCGCGCCTCACCAAACTCCGGGAACAATCCCTTGGTCACCCCCATCACGCCGCCGTAAGCATCGCGATCACCATCACAGCCAGCACCGCCGGCAACATCTTCACCGATAATAATGACGGTGGAATCTCTTCGCATCTCTTGCGCCAATGCTTCATTAATGGCTTGTCTATACGTTTTTATTGGCATGGTTAAATTCTCTGTCGTTCCTATCACTGCATAACAAGTGATTGATTAAAGTTAACGATTTCTAATCGATGATTAATATTCCGAGCTATACACGTCGGTCAACAATTCGGTAACAGCTGGTGACGGTGCCGCTAAACCAGCCTTGGCAGATACGTCGATATACTCCAACACTTCTTTATCAATCTTATCGAGCTGCGCCTTGGTAGCTAATTTTTGTTTAACGGCTTTTTCACGGGCAATCTTTAAACAATCCAGCTCTTCCATCAAACGCTTCACTTCACCCTTACCACGATACGCTTGCGGGTCGCCTTCGAAGTGACCTTTAAAACGGGTAATACTTGCTTCAATCGTAATCGGGCCTTTGCCGGCACGGCAGTGATCAACTGCTTGCTTACAGGTTTCATAAACAGCAAATACATCGGAGCCATCTACCTTCAATGCGGGCATACCAAAACCGGCTGCGCGACCGGCGATATCTTTTGAACCCACAGCGTAGTTAGCGTGGGTACCTTCACCGTAACCGTTATTTTCAAACATAAAGATAGCCGGCAATTTCAGTACCACTGCCAGGTTCATCGCCTCGAAAGTAGTGCCCTGGTTAGAACCGCCGTCACCAGTAAAGGCCACGCCAACACGATCGGTACCTAACGTTTTGGCAGATAGCGCAGCACCCACAATTAACGGCGGCCCACCGCCCACAATCGCGTTAGCACCGAGCATGCCTTTCTCAACTGCAGCAATGTGCATAGAACCACCTTTACCGGCACAGCTACCACCTTCACGCGCCATGATCTCTTTCATCATCTGGCCAACATCACCACCTTTAGCGATACAGTGACCGTGACCACGGTGCGTACTGACGATGTAATCCTCATCAGTAAGGTTCATGCACATACCGGTCGCGATCGCTTCCTGACCAGCATACAAATGCAAAAAACCCGGGATATTGCCTTTACCAAACTCATCACTGACACGGTTTTCAAACTCCCGAATCGTTTTCATCGTTTGATAGGCTTCAAGAAATAGCTTTTTATCTAAGGACATGTTCCGCCTCTTTATTGTTAAAATTTATTGATTCCTGCACACAGGACATTTTTCGTTACAGTGTCAAACCCTGCATCCAATTGGCATGAAAACCATTGGGCACACGGCTGGGTATAAATATTTTTGCTAACGGTCCGCGCTCAATATCACCGGCACTTAAGATTGATAAAAACGCACCTTGTTTTGGATCTGTTACATAGGCCATCAAATAGCCGTCTTCTTCTTTTTCACTATCCGGATTGGGAATATGTACTGGCTCGCCAGCATTAACGCCCTCTCCATAATCGTAAAACGCTGCATCGCCACTATCCATATCATAGCGAATGACACCGCTGTAACCGTGATTAGGTCCGTCCCATTCACTGGCACTGGAAGCAGCGGCAAAACCATAGCGATAAGGCAGACCACACAAGCGATCATCCGCGCGCCCAAACTCACAATAGGTTGCACCTAGTTTTTCGTCGGTGACGGCACCGGTTTTTAAATCCAGCGTCATTCGATGCATATTGCGCAGTTGGCTTTCTTTGCCACTATTGGGATCCAGACCAAAAGGCGGCGTCGCCATCCACACATAATCGACGTATAACTTATCGCCGGATTGAAAACCGTTGGTGAAATGCCAACTAAAAAATGTCGACTTTTCAAACCAAATGGGTTCACCACCGTTACGGGGTATGGCACAAATGCGGGTGGCTTGATCACCATTCCAGATAAAAGGATCACCACCAGTCATACCCGCTTCTAAATTGGTAAACGCCGGCGGATAAAAAATAACAACGTAATCACCACAAATTTGTAAATCATGCATGATGGCACGATCAGGCATATCAACAATTTTTTCGCGTATCTGTTTGCCACTCTTATCCATAATACGCAAGGTGTAAAATGGCGCATCCCAACGTTGGGTGCAGGTAATCAACTCACCAGTGCGGCCACAGATTTTCGGGTGGGCGGTCAAACCATCACCGGGCTTTAGTGCGCCATCATAATCCCACTCACCCACGGTACTGAGGTCGCTATTCAAGGCATAGGCGTTACCCGCCTCCCACAGCGCCATTAACTTACCGCCGTGCCACACGATATTAGTGTTAGCCAAATTTTTTAATGGGCTGGCAGGGCCGCCAGCAGCCAGCGTTTCTTCATCGGGCATATAAATTTTACCGACACTGCCATAACAGGATCTGCCCAGTTTTTCTTCTACCTGAAAGCCCGCGGTGCGCACCCAGCGATTACGATAGTGTACCCGGCCGTCTTTAAAATAGACCGCGTGAATCATGCCATCGCCATCGGCAGGGTAAACATAATGATTGGGTTGCCACGCGATATTGGGACCATTGCGCATGAACGCTCCAGTCAGGTTGGCAGGGATTGTACCCTCAACACGCAAGCCGCCTTCGCCCTCATCGAAAGCGCACTCGTCTAACACAGGCGCATAATTATCCTGTAAATAAGGATAATCGCTGGTATCGATAGCAGGACGTGTAGTCATGGC encodes:
- a CDS encoding thiamine pyrophosphate-dependent dehydrogenase E1 component subunit alpha, which gives rise to MSLDKKLFLEAYQTMKTIREFENRVSDEFGKGNIPGFLHLYAGQEAIATGMCMNLTDEDYIVSTHRGHGHCIAKGGDVGQMMKEIMAREGGSCAGKGGSMHIAAVEKGMLGANAIVGGGPPLIVGAALSAKTLGTDRVGVAFTGDGGSNQGTTFEAMNLAVVLKLPAIFMFENNGYGEGTHANYAVGSKDIAGRAAGFGMPALKVDGSDVFAVYETCKQAVDHCRAGKGPITIEASITRFKGHFEGDPQAYRGKGEVKRLMEELDCLKIAREKAVKQKLATKAQLDKIDKEVLEYIDVSAKAGLAAPSPAVTELLTDVYSSEY
- a CDS encoding carotenoid oxygenase family protein; protein product: MTTRPAIDTSDYPYLQDNYAPVLDECAFDEGEGGLRVEGTIPANLTGAFMRNGPNIAWQPNHYVYPADGDGMIHAVYFKDGRVHYRNRWVRTAGFQVEEKLGRSCYGSVGKIYMPDEETLAAGGPASPLKNLANTNIVWHGGKLMALWEAGNAYALNSDLSTVGEWDYDGALKPGDGLTAHPKICGRTGELITCTQRWDAPFYTLRIMDKSGKQIREKIVDMPDRAIMHDLQICGDYVVIFYPPAFTNLEAGMTGGDPFIWNGDQATRICAIPRNGGEPIWFEKSTFFSWHFTNGFQSGDKLYVDYVWMATPPFGLDPNSGKESQLRNMHRMTLDLKTGAVTDEKLGATYCEFGRADDRLCGLPYRYGFAAASSASEWDGPNHGYSGVIRYDMDSGDAAFYDYGEGVNAGEPVHIPNPDSEKEEDGYLMAYVTDPKQGAFLSILSAGDIERGPLAKIFIPSRVPNGFHANWMQGLTL
- a CDS encoding 2-oxo acid dehydrogenase subunit E2, whose amino-acid sequence is MTKLYALTVPKWGMSMEEGEISEWRVAVGDQISVGDEIVDIETSKIVNTAESTASGTLVRIIANTGETHLVGTLLAIVADGETTDADIDAFIAAFVPDAGSSALAKSSVTDGSAPAPDAAKPAAAPAPVAAAPAATSGLSEGPDDSEVSASVVARRIAKAHNINLHNVSATGRHGRVSKADVENAAGIRVLAAPSASKATAAVSAMAGRSSADDSRIAATPIARRLATKLNINLNDVTPTGRRNRVTKEDIEKAAVALTGVADYEEQTLTGMRKTIAARLTESKQTIPHYRVSVDIEIDSLLQQRKYMNDSLGHAISVNDFVIKACGSALQQVPDVNVQFTGDSILRFDQVDISMAVAIEGGLITPVIRNVANKGLPQIAAEAKDLAQRAQSGKLTVDEYKGGTFSVSNLGMFGVDQFDAIINLPQAAILAIAAGKKKPVVRGDNITVATVMRVSLSSDHRAIDGAVAAQFLQALKGFLENPASMLL
- a CDS encoding alpha-ketoacid dehydrogenase subunit beta, giving the protein MPIKTYRQAINEALAQEMRRDSTVIIIGEDVAGGAGCDGDRDAYGGVMGVTKGLFPEFGEARVIDTPITESAIMGAAAGAAQTGLRPVAELMFMDFLGVCFDQIYNQAAKFRYMFGGKAQCPMVVRTMAGAGLRGGAQHSQNLTQMVTMVPGLKVVCPTNAYDAKGLLTQAIRDNDCVIFVEDKFLYETSCEVPDEQYTIPFGEANFLRQGTDVTIVGISNTVNKAVAVADRLAAEGISCDVIDPRTTSPLDEESILESVEVTGRLVIVDEMTPRCGIAADISSIVAEKAFHALRAPIKKVTAAHSPIPFAPALEDAWMPQEADIEAAVREVLGYK
- the lpdA gene encoding dihydrolipoyl dehydrogenase; amino-acid sequence: MAAKELDLQQFDLVVVGAGPGGYVAAIRAAQLGMKTAIIEKQHMGGVCLNWGCIPTKSLLKSAEVYQAIQHADDYGLSVSGADFDIKKIVKRSRDIAANLSGGISYLMKKNKITVIDGFAKLSAPGQLEVSVDDHVVAQVAAPHIIFATGASPRVIPGMEPDGKVVWTAKEAMTPTSLPKSLLVVGSGAIGIEFASFYRSFGTEVTVVEMLNRILPQEDADVSKAAERSFKKRGMKFFTGAKLDQLEVKKTKANASWTDKHQKPHSGSFDRVILAVGVVANTAGLGLVEQGVQLDRGQVVVNEWSETAVKGVYAVGDMTAPPLLAHKASHEAVICVEKIAGLDDLEPLNPMSVPGCTYSSPQIASVGMTEQQAKDQGISVRVGKFDLTALGKAQAMGETDGFVKTVFDDETGELLGAHMIGAEVTELIQGYVIAQKLETTEEELMHTVFAHPTMSEAMHESVLDAFNKAIHS